The sequence below is a genomic window from Corythoichthys intestinalis isolate RoL2023-P3 chromosome 4, ASM3026506v1, whole genome shotgun sequence.
tgaagcttcttgaaggcttcatggtggttcatttggtctcatgacagtcttatgatgccactgtcaaattaagtgttatcggttaatatcatttggtgtaaatatcatacagcaggggtccccaaactttttcctgtgatggcCACATAacctttcccttctctgatgaggggccggggtcagtttgtaacagaaaaggtgtgacgattgcaggagggcCTAaacgtaaaaatgtattgtttttcagaaagccacaatcaaataaccctttctggattcttcacggaacaaaagtaaatacaataaaaataataatataatataatataatataattagggctgtcaaaattatcgtgttaacgggcggtaattaatttttttaattaatcaccttaaaatgtttgacgcaattaacgcacatgccccgctcaaacagattaaaatgacagcagagtgtaatgtccgcttgttacttgtttttgggtgtttggcgccctctgctggcgctcgggtccaactgattttatggctttcagcataatgaatgagcatggtgtaattattgacatcaacaatggcgagctattagtttatttttttgattgaaaatttttacaaattttaataaaacgaagacatcaagaggggttttaatataaaaattctataacatttatcttttaagaactgcaagtgtttctatccattgatcgctttaagagaatgttaataatattaatgccatcttgttgatttattgttataataaactaatacagtacttatgtacagtatgttgaatgtatatatccgtcttttgtcttatctttccattccaacaataatttacagaaaaatatggcatattttatagatggtttgaattgtgattaattacgaataattaatttttaagctgtgattaactcgattaaaaattttaatcgtttgacagccctaaaattaaattaacatGAGCTAATGTACTAAATATCTCGGTGCACAAGtcaaaacaaaaattttgaccATATAACTCATTGCTTTATCTGCTTACGTTGTCTGATTTTGACTCATTCACAgtctcatgtccacttgttacttgtgttttttggtgttttgtggtgtttgtctgctggcgcttgggtacgactgattttatgggtttcagcaccatgagcattgtgtaattattgacatcaacaatggcgagctactagtttattttttgattgaaaattttacagattacagattttattaaaacgaaaacattaagaggagttttcaatataaaatttctataacttgtactaacatttatctttttaagaactacaagtctttctatccatggatcgctttaacagaatgttaatgttaatggcatcttgttgatttattgttataataaacaaatacagtacttatgtacagtatgttgaatgtatatatccgtcttgtcttattttcctttccaacaataatttacagaaaaatatggcatattttatatatggtttgaattgcgattaattacgattaattcatttttaagctgtaataatcgtttaacagccctaaatatatctAATgtctatcagtacattacagaaaataatgaactttatcacaatatgctaattttttgagaaggactagtagttAAGCGTTAAAATATCTCTAGTAGCCGCTTGACCGGTTGTCTGACTACAAAGAAAATTCTACTTGTACCCCCCACACAGCAGATGATCGTCTTGAGGGGCCTGCGAAAGTGTGGAGGGGCCCATGAATAATTGACTGAGTTTAGCCAAGTTATAATTTACAGAATGACTTGTTACGACCGTAAGCCATATTGGGGCACTTTCAAACTTTTCCTTAACAAGTCGTAGCGCAAGATTATGACCGAAAAACAACCTTCTGTGACTCGATTAGTTTAGTGACGTTTTGATTTGCACAGTACCTCAATTATTGTAATTGTCAGTCAGATTTTTTGAATGATGGCTTTTGGCCTGTCAAAACTGCTTGAAAAGTTGTGGTCAGAAAATGATTTGTTGTAACTGCTTTAATGGAGAGATAACTTTTGGCCACTTTTTAAAGAAGTGCTGCTTTTAACAATAGACATGTCAAATCGGAGGCCAGAGGAAGCTTGTAGTGAACAGGAAAAAGGGGTGGAGATCAACGTGAGGAAACTGCTTGAAAACAAGGCGACGCCTCGTTCCAACTGAGTTACCGACCCCAGTTTATGTCCATCACTGGGTATGCGCTAAGATTTTGAGATTTATCGTTTTGGGGGGACTTTGGCAGCCCTGCACTTTGACTGTCGGGAAGGTGACAGAAAACCTTTTGGGGAAGGTGGGTGGATTTCCAGCTTTGACGTGACAGTTCATCTTTGCTGCCGAGCACAAAAGGGATATTGCTTTTTAAGTGGTGGTTGTTCGTATCTAAGAAGGGTTATGCTAAAATGTTGCCTACTCAAACTTtgtgaaatgatttttttttgcatgtcaaGCTTTGAAATCTTAAAAATATTTATCTTAGTTTATAGACTGATTTGTTAGAATTTGATTGTAGTTATCTATTGGCacaaatgttaataaagtaaacaaatgttttttaaatggttttcgcaaattaaatggaatttttttgaaaaaaaaaaatatttttttttgatgacgACTAAAAATATAGTTAATGTTGACCAATTTTTTTCCTGATGAAAATGTCATACATGAacttttaatggtgatttttttttttaaagtattgttttgttttgttttgtttgttgtgaataaaGAAAAACCAAAAGCATTAAAAtctaattttaaaatgttatttaaaaatattttttattgatttaaaattaattcataatgtaatttttttttaaataaaaaaatcattccaaaaagtgaaataaattaacctttaaatgtattttttgcaaGAGGTGTTGACCAAAGAAAAATCCAAAGTATTAAAATCTCACCTAAAATATGTAGTCTAAAAAATGTGAATAAtcttgctctaaaaatgaatgaaaacaaactcaatttgaaaatcaaaattctactcgaagggaaaaaaaataaccacTTTAGACTAGCTGCAtttcaaaaatacaaaaaaagtaatccttttttttgtgtgtgtaacatacggagcccctaaaggtacatcaataaaaataaaataaatttaaaccatctggtgtgcaccagacagTATGTAACGCCCACTCGAAACTATCTGGTCCGCACCAGATTATTCTGGTgaatattagcattttatagcatttaagctagtggacttttgcaatgcaagttagccaattgttcttttattttacttagatcctgattttttttaatttttttaaggctAAGCTCAGGCAATAGTTGAGTCCAAGATTGAAGTTAAACTCAACTAAAATCCTTTATTATCACTTTTAGCACTATGAAACTGCTGGTTTCAGATGCGCACCTCAGTTTAGCATCAAACGATAtcaaaaaatagaataaaataacgCCTATGATGGCAATCGACGTTCACTCAGAtcggatgtctatcgccgtcaatggccctTGTCTTAAACAAATATACGCTTGTGTCCACATCAGCTGGCGTCATGGCTCTGCTGGAGTTCCTGTGCTGGAGAGCTGCCACACTGCTGCTACTGTGTAAGTGATGAATGGCTTGTTTGGCTCAGGTTGACTATTGTCCCGTGTACTGGACACCATGGGAAGTACTACCTGTTCCCACCCTGTCCCCCTTTGGCACAGCTTGGCTTCCCTCCATGTTACGTGACCTTATCAGGAAAATAAGCATCAGGAGTCAATTGATATGTTGTCGAGGAACGCGAAGAAAATTATGGGAACCGGAGAACAGGAAAtaagatttgtttatttcagcaataggggtgtgacaatatatcgaaatggtgatgtgtTCTTTGTATccaaaaaggttatcgatatgctcctgccaagaatataTGTATCAATTTAAAaacgtgtcactgtttaaaaaaataaaaaacggtTGCTACCAATatcttccactagaatagtgtctgTGTGATCTCATCGACTCCCATTGAtggcgttagacgtccaattaaagttagattggacgtctagtgccttcaatggcactgaaacagagcattcacagccagtttgCTATTAGCCAATGTGCTATTTTCATTATCCAAACACACATTACAATACAGtatcttttttaaatattgataTTTCCTTCCATTTTTAATTAACCTCAAGCCCTAACTGCGGGTTATATTTGGACTAGAGATGATGCGgaacgatcgggtccgatcacgtcattttcaaagtatcggaatcggcaaaaaaatatcggccatgcttttttataatttttttttttcttttaattaaattgttttctaattgtatttaacattacaaacataatatgttacattcatccagagtctttagtttaggcttaaggtagggttatcaaatttatcccaataaaggcggtaattaattttttttacaaatgtatcacgcattgcacgacccactcacgcattgtcgcgctcaatctgtaatggtgccgttttacctatatagagagataaaaggcagcgtaagatgagtagagtgaattttggcagcctttggagccttttgttaattggctaaagccttacaatccctctccctacgattagaaacatcatgggaagcaatgtggggaagaaaggtagcaactgatctttttcttaacaccttacgttacttcccaacgcagagaagatatatcaattggtagcgctacgcacagtcatggttccacttcccatcatgcatttgggcatggcaacagtatcatttactgaaagctcaacaactacactacatggcaatatttagtcacaatatacaaagtcacaagtctctctatcagtggatccctctcacagaaagaatgttaataatgtaaatgccatcttgaggatttattgtcataataaacaaatacagtacttatgtactgtatgttgaatgtatatattcgtccgattaaatatatatattatataataattattattatatatatatatatatatatatatatatatcagaggttgcgctagactttttcgttgtctgtcattttgactgacagtgtcataaaaatccggtcataatctatttttacccgtcacttacatttttaaaatgataataatgacatattcaagagtatttagttttcattcatttttaattaatattctgtccgaacaagcttaacaagaggcaaacagacagcggagtgcaccaatcagcgacgggcagacgtgccgttagcaaagcgacgagggctggacgagggacttgcgcgcggaagtaaacatacaaggagaacggagtttattcaacatggctagcgcgagacagactgttgtcaatgactcgtgtcgatgtgttttagctcatttaaaactgaatttaccgcggattgcaaCATATTCTCTGCTCTCCCgtccgccatccgtgttgttgtagagacgactttcggcgcgcaagagtgacgttgcgcgtgaagaacacgtcacgcaaataaacaaatctgatttgtcgattgatttagtacctactcgagaggctgggtcccagacttttctctcagtgtttgaaaaatacaggaagaacagtctggccgtgccaggcaaacactcagttgccttgacatttttccgagtaaggccaacgacgtcatgcatcaagagagacaatagctaattaatatgctcactcgccaccctgtggtctggggtgtgaattgcaacctgtcaaaatgacagatggacttcagttttttccgtcaccgttttaaaaaaccggtcaacgacggaaaatattcggttaacgcgacccctgatatatatatattatatatagatatatatatagatatagatagagatatatagatagatatattcatttttttataaatgcattgccaaaatgtatatgatcgggaaaaattatcgggaatgattggaattgaatcaggagcaaaaaaaagcaatcggatcgggaaatatcgggatcggcagatactcaaactaaaacgatcgggatcggatcgggagcaaaaaaacaggatcggaacaaccctaataatcttTTTATCGccctatcgtcagatcatcgttatcatgagctttgtatcgcaaattgtatcatattgtaaggtaccaagaggttcccactcctaataggctatatattttttgtattattgTGAGCTGATAACATGTACTTTGTGTACTGCAGTTGCCGACGTGCTCCAGTGCATATCGGTCCACATCTCCAACGAGGAGCCCATGTACATCATTCCGGGCTCCACTCTGGTCCTCCGCGCCCACATCGAGTACAACTCCCAGGAGGAGTTGTCGGCCGTAACGTGGGAGCGGGTGCCCGAGAGCGGCGCGCCCGACGGACGGGCCCCGCTGGCCGCTTGTCCCGGCGGAACCCTCCCGCTGCCCGTCCAGTGCGCCGGCACCAAGCCAAACGTGCGGGCCAGCTTAGAACGCGGGGCCAGCGTTCTACACCTTAGCAACTACGGGAAAACCGATGCGGGGGTGTACGCCGTCACCGTAAGAGGGAAGAAGGGCCAATCCAGCACCGCGCGCTGCATCGTGAGAGAATATGGTGAGGTTATGGTCTTGTTGCTcttgttttcaaatattttgttgacgtcacagtgagtgtgtgtttttaagcagtgtctgaccaagccataaTAGAAATTAGTTGACATTCAAGTGatgataaatattttaatgctaaattactgcatatattttgtatattttttttcaataaaagtatcagtactagggctgcagctatcgaatattttagtaatcacgtaatcgactgaaaattctatcgattaatcgagtaatcggataaagctttttttaggtaaagagcaattataaatatacattagaaaaaaagaaatttaatccaatattgaaccattttcagtcaatcaatgtctttattttcgatgtacattgttgaaaacagccaacaattgtatctcagatgtgactagaaaaaaaattcactgctttcactcaaaaaacctctagatcttataaaaaaaaaataataataataaacatttcttacctaaaaatgtaattacgcttgataacacacatcacttgaaagctatgtgttttttccacgtgtttcaatccatttctgtcaagctatttttaagatctagttaagttttaagttagtctaaactgtaagtactgataggattttgagtttttgcagtgttcaaaataaatgtatgatacctgctgtattggagcacattagggaccagtgctccttggtgttttattcagaaatgactactgagctaaaactgacagttagctttattatgttttaattgtacaccctcatcactctacagcgctgtgtttttacagattaaataaagcctgtatgtaagacacgttagccacgcatcgacagtggtcataatcgatagaaacctagccctctgaagggctaacgttacgtgagcgagtgacagtaacgttatatttattagcgctgacaagtctactgcttaaagatggcggctgtttactaaggctgcccagacacggccgagtctgtcatttcgcatctagtcttaAATGCTttggatatctatgagacgcatcggacactacctgctgccacactagcatcatgcgggcgtagtttttagcaacgtcggcgtagtttgtagcggctgacggctgcagtaaggtttttttccgggcaaaacgtgatgcttagagctggcgaaATTAAACAAtttctcgaggtgaataaaattactcggatcagtttttaaactcgagttactcgagttgctcgagtattcgtttcagctctaatcagTACTGTGTCGACATCGGTCAATTCCTCACAACCAGGTATCGTgagtaaaaaaattatatttttgcaacaCTACTTTATGCACAGTATCCCACttccactgctggccaaaagtattggcaccgctgcaattctgtcagataatgctcaatttcttccagaaaatgattgcagttacaaatgctttagtagtagtatcttaatttattttgcttgcaatgaaaaaatacaaaacagaatgggaaaaaaaaattaaatcattatcattttacataaaactccaaaTGGTCCGGACAAAAGTATCGACACCATCAGTCTAATACTTGgtacacaacctttagacaaaataactgtgatgcttctctaatttgtgtaattaacagcacctgttacttacctgtggcacataacaggtggtggcaataactaaatcacacttgcagccagttaaaatggattaaagttgactcaacctctgtcctgtgtccttgtgtgtaccaaattgagcatggagaaaagaaagaagaccaaagaactgtctgaggacttgagaagcaaaatcgtgaggaagcatgggcaatctcaaagctacaagtccatctccaaagacctgagtgttcctgtgtctaccgtgcgcagtgtcatcaataagtgtaaagcccatggcactgtagctaacttccctagatgtggacagaaagaaaaaaactgacgagagatttcaacaaaagattgtgcggatggtggataaagatcctcgactaacatccagtcAATTTCAAGCTGTCATGCaaaggtacaacagtgtcaaccctactatccgtcagcgtctgaatgaaaagggactctgtggtaggacacccaggaagaccccacttctgacccagagacatacaaaagccaggttggagtgTGCTAAAACTTACcttagaaagccaaaaacgttttggaagaatgttctctggtcagatgagacaaaaatagagctttttgggaaaaggcatcaacatagagtttatagCGAAAAAACGACGCCTTCAAAGcatagaacacggtccccaccatcaaacatggtggaggttccctgatgttttggggttgctttgctacctctggcactggactgcttgaccgtttgcatggcattatgaagtctgaagactaccaacaaattttgcagcataatgtagggcccattgtgagaaagctggctctccctcagaggtcatgggtcttccagcaggacaatgacccaaaacacacttcaaaatgcTCTAGaagttgagagaaagcactggagacttctaaagtggccagcattgagtccagacctgaatcccatggaacacctgtggagagatctgaaaatggcagtttggagaaggtacccttcaaatctcagagacgtggagcagttggccaaagaagaatgctctgctggaatttaagACCATTGGAAGAAACTTATTGAtgaataccggaagcggttgttcatggttattttttctaaaggatgtgctaccaagtattaggctgagggtgtcaatacttttgtccggcccattttttggagttttgtgtaaaatgataatgatttaattttttttcattctcttttgtgttttttcattgcaagcaaaataaatgaagatacttctaccaaagcatttgtaattgcaatcgttttctgggagacattgaaccttatctgacagaattgcaggggtgccaatacttttggccagcagtgtacatgtATTaataatagtgctgcaacgattaatcgattaactggagtattcgattagaaaaaaatattcgaattcaattttgttgcttcgagtattcgtttaattaaagtggggttgtaatggtttgttttgaaagtgtttgcatttagttttattgatgagggttgatacactgccctctggtctgccgctttttacatggctgaatccaactgctccctgttaagaccaatgtaagtttttgtttgaactaatgttttttaatacattcttgatttagtttataggtatatttagccgttttttttttttttttgtgggaatatgtgtctgaaccatttgttaagagcattgttaaaaaaaaaaaaaaagtagcattttatagcaattaagctagcggacttttttaagttggccaattgttgttttgttgtacatagatcctcattaaaatatatatatatatatatatatatatatttttttttttaagtgttcatgttccttatccgattactcgattaatcgaactaactagtccatcgattaatcgactattaaagtattcaatagctgcagccctaattaatacATTCACACCCATTGACAACACAACATGTCCATGTTTGTACTGTTAGCAGATTTGCATGTtgaattttctttaaattacACTCAGGAATGCTGATTCACTCATTTTTACCAAGggttttatataaaaaaaaaactgaagatcTTACATCACCTTTTTGCCGGTGGCAGAGGCGGTGCACCACGTATCGGTGAGCATCAACGTATCGCACTCGTCGCTGGTGTGCGGCGAGGCGTGGGGGACGGAGCCTCAGTTCAGCTGGCTGCACGAGCAAGACGCCATCACCGGCAGCGTGGGTCGAGTATCGCCCGACGGCGCCACCCTGCTGATCACCAAAGTCCCCATTTGTGGACACTTCACCTGCGTGGTCAGCAACAAGCTGAGCTACAGTACAGCCACCTACACGGCAGGTAAGCAGGTCTTAATTTTGACACTATACATGCTGTAGACTAAAGTTCATGTTTTTCTTAGCTCCATGCGAATCAGAAGGCATCAACGGGGCGACGGTGGCGATCATATGTCTGGTTGTCCTTCAGATCGTAGGGGGAGGGCTGGCCTTTCTACTTTGGAGGTACAGTCAAATACACCTGAATTGCAAAGTATTTTAGCTCATTGACGGCAATGGATGTCCAGTGAAGCCAAAAATTGATCTAACATTACACTAATCAGAATTtactaactcactggctgccattgacagcaataggcgtccaatccatttgaactgggaggttaaatttgactaccgtaatttcccgaatataaggcgcacccgtgtataaggcGCGCCCCAAATTtactaaaatctagggaaaattaggctacgttcatactacaaatcttaatgcatgaatccgattttttgtgtttttccaactcgagtgaggcattaacttgacggtctgaacgtgacaagtcgcatagaactggaccatttcaaatccgatctgggtcactttcgtatgtggttcaaatccgatctgggcagtgttgtcacagatgacttgaaaaagtaatttaattcctgattactgattactcctcaaaaaagtaatgtagttactttactgattacttcattatcaaagcaactaagttactttaaaagtaatctatcagttactttttacccatttttctccctttgccgcctcaacataagaatgacaacagaaaaatcacatttaattgactttccgatgattgaatttaaaggggaatatcagaattttgcgctagcttagccactccggagccctgaaactaacagatatctgacaaactgcttggaatttgttgaaatcaactccacctaccaatt
It includes:
- the si:dkeyp-97a10.2 gene encoding uncharacterized protein si:dkeyp-97a10.2 isoform X2, producing MQCKLLFVLHTYFAGVMALLEFLCWRAATLLLLFADVLQCISVHISNEEPMYIIPGSTLVLRAHIEYNSQEELSAVTWERVPESGAPDGRAPLAACPGGTLPLPVQCAGTKPNVRASLERGASVLHLSNYGKTDAGVYAVTVRGKKGQSSTARCIVREYEAVHHVSVSINVSHSSLVCGEAWGTEPQFSWLHEQDAITGSVGRVSPDGATLLITKVPICGHFTCVVSNKLSYSTATYTAAPCESEGINGATVAIICLVVLQIVGGGLAFLLWRRYRYRNRGDRLRENMDDNI
- the si:dkeyp-97a10.2 gene encoding uncharacterized protein si:dkeyp-97a10.2 isoform X1; translation: MTNTFNAVSYSLPGIRDRVPEKTCSLAIYVKAGVMALLEFLCWRAATLLLLFADVLQCISVHISNEEPMYIIPGSTLVLRAHIEYNSQEELSAVTWERVPESGAPDGRAPLAACPGGTLPLPVQCAGTKPNVRASLERGASVLHLSNYGKTDAGVYAVTVRGKKGQSSTARCIVREYEAVHHVSVSINVSHSSLVCGEAWGTEPQFSWLHEQDAITGSVGRVSPDGATLLITKVPICGHFTCVVSNKLSYSTATYTAAPCESEGINGATVAIICLVVLQIVGGGLAFLLWRRYRYRNRGDRLRENMDDNI
- the si:dkeyp-97a10.2 gene encoding uncharacterized protein si:dkeyp-97a10.2 isoform X3 is translated as MALLEFLCWRAATLLLLFADVLQCISVHISNEEPMYIIPGSTLVLRAHIEYNSQEELSAVTWERVPESGAPDGRAPLAACPGGTLPLPVQCAGTKPNVRASLERGASVLHLSNYGKTDAGVYAVTVRGKKGQSSTARCIVREYEAVHHVSVSINVSHSSLVCGEAWGTEPQFSWLHEQDAITGSVGRVSPDGATLLITKVPICGHFTCVVSNKLSYSTATYTAAPCESEGINGATVAIICLVVLQIVGGGLAFLLWRRYRYRNRGDRLRENMDDNI